In the Passer domesticus isolate bPasDom1 chromosome 4, bPasDom1.hap1, whole genome shotgun sequence genome, one interval contains:
- the JADE1 gene encoding protein Jade-1 isoform X4 yields MKRHRLPSSSEDSDDNGSLSTWSQHSRSQRRRTSCSRDEDRKPSEVFRTDLITAMKLHDSFQLNPEEYYVLADPWRQEWEKGVQVPVSPGTIPEPVARVVSETKAVTFTRPRKFIVSSGAEPPELGYVDIRTLADSVCRYDLNDVDVAWLQLANEEFKEMGMLELDEYTMERVMEEFEQRCYDNMNHAIETEEGLGIEYDEDVVCDVCQSPDGEDGNEMVFCDKCNICVHQACYGILKVPEGSWLCRTCALGVRPKCLLCPKKGGAMKPTRSGTKWVHVSCALWIPEVSIGSPEKMEPITKVSHIPSSRWALVCSLCNEKVGASIQCSVKNCRTAFHVTCAFDRGLEMKTILAENDEVKFKSYCPKHSSTKKADAETLSESPAQENRNGIQDTSLPAHMDPFHSMDQNQEEAHRVSFRKQKLQQLEDEFYTFVESLEVAKVLRLPEEPVEFLYQYWKLKRKSNFNKPLITPKKDEEDNLAKREQDVLFRRLQLFTHLRQDLERVRNLTYMVTRREKIKRSVCKVQEQIFNSYAKQLEQERVSGVPSSFSVESTVLFNSPSLGPNAPKIEDLKWHSAFFRKQMGTSLTRSLKKPHKRDRVRDRSGNSSKSLLRQPSPREGGAAPGSFLNLDKPFAETRIVAAQQKNGVVLPEHRKRRDNRPQCEVTKAELKEKTSKHNHKPLRPTELSQRQLENKRAVNHSGGRSAAPGTRRDIVPKCNGGLVKVNSNQTVVKVPTTPTSPGKNWGGFRIPKKGERQQQGESLEEACRQNSGYPYLGVGRVATKDRTKSKLKPDSENDGYVPDAEMSDSEPEVAEKKCRQQRLSPSSSIGRRTDIIRRSILAT; encoded by the exons GTCTGTCTACCTGGTCCCAGCATTCCAGATCTCAACGTCGCAGGACTTCATGTTCCAGAGATGAAGACCGGAAGCCTTCCGAG GTGTTCAGAACGGACCTGATCACTGCCATGAAGTTGCATGACTCCTTCCAGCTGAACCCTGAGGAATACTATGTGCTGGCAGATCCCTGGAGGCAGGAGTGGGAAAAGGGAGTTCAGGTGCCAGTTAGTCCAGGGACCATCCCAGAACCAGTAGCCAG AGTGGTGTCTGAGACGAAAGCCGTCACCTTCACGCGGCCCAGGAAGTTCATCGTGTCGTCGGGCGCGGAGCCGCCGGAGCTGGGCTACGtggacatccggaccctggcagACAGCGTGTGCCGCTACGACCTCAACGACGTGGACgtggcatggctgcagctgGCCAATGAGGAATTCAAAGAAATGG GGATGCTGGAGCTGGATGAGTACACCATGGAAAGGGTGATGGAGGAGTTTGAGCAGCGCTGCTACGATAACATGAACCACGCCATCGAGACGGAGGAGGGGCTGGGCATTGAGTACGACGAGGATGTCGTCTGTGACGTCTGTCAGTCTCCAGATGGGGAGGATGGCAATGAAATGGTGTTCTGTGACAAATGCAACATTTGTGTGCACCAG gcgTGCTACGGGATCCTGAAGGTGCCCGAGGGCAGCTGGCTGTGCCGCACCTGCGCGCTCGGCGTCCGGCCCAAGTGCCTGCTGTGCCCCAAGAAGGGCGGCGCCATGAAGCCCACCCGCAGCGGCACCAAGTGGGTGCACgtcagctgtgctctctggaTTCCAGAG GTGAGCATTGGCAGCCCTGAAAAAATGGAACCCATCACAAAAGtttcccacattcccagcaGTAGGTGGGCACTGGTGTGCAGCCTTTGTAATGAGAAAGTTGGAGCTTCCATACAG tGTTCAGTGAAGAACTGCAGAACAGCCTTTCACGTCACCTGCGCGTTTGACCGTGGCTTGGAGATGAAGACCATCTTGGCCGAGAACGACGAGGTGAAGTTCAAGTCCTACTGTCCCAAGCACAGCTCCACCAAGAAAGCGGATGCTGAGACTTTGAGTGAAagcccagctcaggagaacaggAATGGGATTCAGGACACCTCCCTTCCTGCCCACATGGACCCTTTCCACAGCATGGATCAAAACCAGGAGGAGGCCCACAGGGTCAGCTTCCGCAagcagaagctccagcagctggaggatGAGTTCTACACCTTTGTTGAATCTTTGGAAGTGGCCAAAGTGCTGCGGCTGCCTGAGGAACCGGTGGAATTCCTTTACCAGTACTGGAAACTGAAGAGGAAATCCAATTTCAATAAGCCTTTGATTACCCCaaagaaggatgaggaggacaaTCTGGCTAAACGGGAGCAGGATGTTCTGttcaggaggctgcagctcttcACGCACCTCCGGCAGGACCTGGAGCGG GTGCGTAACCTCACTTACATGGTGACACGGAGAGAAAAAATCAAGAGATCTGTTTGCAAAGTTCAGGAACAGATATTCAATAGCTACGCAAAGCAGTTGGAACAAGAAAGAGTTTCAG GTGTGCCTTCCTCATTCTCCGTGGAAAGCACGGTGCTGTTCAACAGCCCGTCGCTGGGCCCCAACGCCCCCAAGATCGAGGACCTGAAGTGGCATTCTGCGTTCTTCAGGAAGCAGATGGGCACATCTCTGACCCGCTCCTTGAAGAAACCCCACAAGAGAGACAGGGTAAGAGACAGGTCTGGGAACAGCAGCAAATCCCTGCTGAGGCAGCCCAGCCCGAGGGAGGGAGGCGCAGCTCCAGGCAGCTTTTTAAATTTGGACAAGCCCTTTGCCGAGACACGGATTGTGGCGGCGCAGCAGAAGAACGGCGTCGTTCTACCAGAGCACAGGAAAAGAAGGGACAATCGCCCTCAGTGTGAGGTGACGAAGGCAGAGCTGAAGGAAAAGACTTCCAAACACAACCACAAACCGCTGAGACCCACAGAACTCTCTCAGAGGCAACTGGAAAACAAAAGGGCTGTGAACCACTCCGGTGGGAGGTCAGCAGCACCTGGCACTCGGAGGGATATAGTGCCTAAATGTAACGGGGGTCTGGTCAAAGTAAACTCTAATCAGACAGTAGTTAAAGTGCCTACCACGCCCACGAGCCCGGGGAAAAACTGGGGCGGATTCCGAATTCCAAAGAAgggggagaggcagcagcagggggagAGCCTGGAGGAGGCCTGCCGCCAGAACTCCGGCTACCCCTACCTGGGCGTGGGCAGAGTTGCCACGAAGGACAGGACAAAAAGCAAGTTAAAGCCTGACAGTGAGAACGATGGCTATGTCCCCGACGCCGAAATGAGCGACTCTGAGCCAGAAGTGGCTGAGAAGaagtgcaggcagcagaggctcagccccagcagcagcatcgGCAGGAGGACGGACATTATTCGCAGGAGCATCCTGGCCACCTGA
- the JADE1 gene encoding protein Jade-1 isoform X2 — protein sequence MQFWEDLYSAGCLLFPGEIMKRHRLPSSSEDSDDNGSLSTWSQHSRSQRRRTSCSRDEDRKPSEVFRTDLITAMKLHDSFQLNPEEYYVLADPWRQEWEKGVQVPVSPGTIPEPVARVVSETKAVTFTRPRKFIVSSGAEPPELGYVDIRTLADSVCRYDLNDVDVAWLQLANEEFKEMGMLELDEYTMERVMEEFEQRCYDNMNHAIETEEGLGIEYDEDVVCDVCQSPDGEDGNEMVFCDKCNICVHQACYGILKVPEGSWLCRTCALGVRPKCLLCPKKGGAMKPTRSGTKWVHVSCALWIPEVSIGSPEKMEPITKVSHIPSSRWALVCSLCNEKVGASIQCSVKNCRTAFHVTCAFDRGLEMKTILAENDEVKFKSYCPKHSSTKKADAETLSESPAQENRNGIQDTSLPAHMDPFHSMDQNQEEAHRVSFRKQKLQQLEDEFYTFVESLEVAKVLRLPEEPVEFLYQYWKLKRKSNFNKPLITPKKDEEDNLAKREQDVLFRRLQLFTHLRQDLERVRNLTYMVTRREKIKRSVCKVQEQIFNSYAKQLEQERVSGVPSSFSVESTVLFNSPSLGPNAPKIEDLKWHSAFFRKQMGTSLTRSLKKPHKRDRVRDRSGNSSKSLLRQPSPREGGAAPGSFLNLDKPFAETRIVAAQQKNGVVLPEHRKRRDNRPQCEVTKAELKEKTSKHNHKPLRPTELSQRQLENKRAVNHSGGRSAAPGTRRDIVPKCNGGLVKVNSNQTVVKVPTTPTSPGKNWGGFRIPKKGERQQQGESLEEACRQNSGYPYLGVGRVATKDRTKSKLKPDSENDGYVPDAEMSDSEPEVAEKKCRQQRLSPSSSIGRRTDIIRRSILAT from the exons GTCTGTCTACCTGGTCCCAGCATTCCAGATCTCAACGTCGCAGGACTTCATGTTCCAGAGATGAAGACCGGAAGCCTTCCGAG GTGTTCAGAACGGACCTGATCACTGCCATGAAGTTGCATGACTCCTTCCAGCTGAACCCTGAGGAATACTATGTGCTGGCAGATCCCTGGAGGCAGGAGTGGGAAAAGGGAGTTCAGGTGCCAGTTAGTCCAGGGACCATCCCAGAACCAGTAGCCAG AGTGGTGTCTGAGACGAAAGCCGTCACCTTCACGCGGCCCAGGAAGTTCATCGTGTCGTCGGGCGCGGAGCCGCCGGAGCTGGGCTACGtggacatccggaccctggcagACAGCGTGTGCCGCTACGACCTCAACGACGTGGACgtggcatggctgcagctgGCCAATGAGGAATTCAAAGAAATGG GGATGCTGGAGCTGGATGAGTACACCATGGAAAGGGTGATGGAGGAGTTTGAGCAGCGCTGCTACGATAACATGAACCACGCCATCGAGACGGAGGAGGGGCTGGGCATTGAGTACGACGAGGATGTCGTCTGTGACGTCTGTCAGTCTCCAGATGGGGAGGATGGCAATGAAATGGTGTTCTGTGACAAATGCAACATTTGTGTGCACCAG gcgTGCTACGGGATCCTGAAGGTGCCCGAGGGCAGCTGGCTGTGCCGCACCTGCGCGCTCGGCGTCCGGCCCAAGTGCCTGCTGTGCCCCAAGAAGGGCGGCGCCATGAAGCCCACCCGCAGCGGCACCAAGTGGGTGCACgtcagctgtgctctctggaTTCCAGAG GTGAGCATTGGCAGCCCTGAAAAAATGGAACCCATCACAAAAGtttcccacattcccagcaGTAGGTGGGCACTGGTGTGCAGCCTTTGTAATGAGAAAGTTGGAGCTTCCATACAG tGTTCAGTGAAGAACTGCAGAACAGCCTTTCACGTCACCTGCGCGTTTGACCGTGGCTTGGAGATGAAGACCATCTTGGCCGAGAACGACGAGGTGAAGTTCAAGTCCTACTGTCCCAAGCACAGCTCCACCAAGAAAGCGGATGCTGAGACTTTGAGTGAAagcccagctcaggagaacaggAATGGGATTCAGGACACCTCCCTTCCTGCCCACATGGACCCTTTCCACAGCATGGATCAAAACCAGGAGGAGGCCCACAGGGTCAGCTTCCGCAagcagaagctccagcagctggaggatGAGTTCTACACCTTTGTTGAATCTTTGGAAGTGGCCAAAGTGCTGCGGCTGCCTGAGGAACCGGTGGAATTCCTTTACCAGTACTGGAAACTGAAGAGGAAATCCAATTTCAATAAGCCTTTGATTACCCCaaagaaggatgaggaggacaaTCTGGCTAAACGGGAGCAGGATGTTCTGttcaggaggctgcagctcttcACGCACCTCCGGCAGGACCTGGAGCGG GTGCGTAACCTCACTTACATGGTGACACGGAGAGAAAAAATCAAGAGATCTGTTTGCAAAGTTCAGGAACAGATATTCAATAGCTACGCAAAGCAGTTGGAACAAGAAAGAGTTTCAG GTGTGCCTTCCTCATTCTCCGTGGAAAGCACGGTGCTGTTCAACAGCCCGTCGCTGGGCCCCAACGCCCCCAAGATCGAGGACCTGAAGTGGCATTCTGCGTTCTTCAGGAAGCAGATGGGCACATCTCTGACCCGCTCCTTGAAGAAACCCCACAAGAGAGACAGGGTAAGAGACAGGTCTGGGAACAGCAGCAAATCCCTGCTGAGGCAGCCCAGCCCGAGGGAGGGAGGCGCAGCTCCAGGCAGCTTTTTAAATTTGGACAAGCCCTTTGCCGAGACACGGATTGTGGCGGCGCAGCAGAAGAACGGCGTCGTTCTACCAGAGCACAGGAAAAGAAGGGACAATCGCCCTCAGTGTGAGGTGACGAAGGCAGAGCTGAAGGAAAAGACTTCCAAACACAACCACAAACCGCTGAGACCCACAGAACTCTCTCAGAGGCAACTGGAAAACAAAAGGGCTGTGAACCACTCCGGTGGGAGGTCAGCAGCACCTGGCACTCGGAGGGATATAGTGCCTAAATGTAACGGGGGTCTGGTCAAAGTAAACTCTAATCAGACAGTAGTTAAAGTGCCTACCACGCCCACGAGCCCGGGGAAAAACTGGGGCGGATTCCGAATTCCAAAGAAgggggagaggcagcagcagggggagAGCCTGGAGGAGGCCTGCCGCCAGAACTCCGGCTACCCCTACCTGGGCGTGGGCAGAGTTGCCACGAAGGACAGGACAAAAAGCAAGTTAAAGCCTGACAGTGAGAACGATGGCTATGTCCCCGACGCCGAAATGAGCGACTCTGAGCCAGAAGTGGCTGAGAAGaagtgcaggcagcagaggctcagccccagcagcagcatcgGCAGGAGGACGGACATTATTCGCAGGAGCATCCTGGCCACCTGA
- the JADE1 gene encoding protein Jade-1 isoform X5, translating into MQFWEDLYSAGLSTWSQHSRSQRRRTSCSRDEDRKPSEVFRTDLITAMKLHDSFQLNPEEYYVLADPWRQEWEKGVQVPVSPGTIPEPVARVVSETKAVTFTRPRKFIVSSGAEPPELGYVDIRTLADSVCRYDLNDVDVAWLQLANEEFKEMGMLELDEYTMERVMEEFEQRCYDNMNHAIETEEGLGIEYDEDVVCDVCQSPDGEDGNEMVFCDKCNICVHQACYGILKVPEGSWLCRTCALGVRPKCLLCPKKGGAMKPTRSGTKWVHVSCALWIPEVSIGSPEKMEPITKVSHIPSSRWALVCSLCNEKVGASIQCSVKNCRTAFHVTCAFDRGLEMKTILAENDEVKFKSYCPKHSSTKKADAETLSESPAQENRNGIQDTSLPAHMDPFHSMDQNQEEAHRVSFRKQKLQQLEDEFYTFVESLEVAKVLRLPEEPVEFLYQYWKLKRKSNFNKPLITPKKDEEDNLAKREQDVLFRRLQLFTHLRQDLERVRNLTYMVTRREKIKRSVCKVQEQIFNSYAKQLEQERVSGVPSSFSVESTVLFNSPSLGPNAPKIEDLKWHSAFFRKQMGTSLTRSLKKPHKRDRVRDRSGNSSKSLLRQPSPREGGAAPGSFLNLDKPFAETRIVAAQQKNGVVLPEHRKRRDNRPQCEVTKAELKEKTSKHNHKPLRPTELSQRQLENKRAVNHSGGRSAAPGTRRDIVPKCNGGLVKVNSNQTVVKVPTTPTSPGKNWGGFRIPKKGERQQQGESLEEACRQNSGYPYLGVGRVATKDRTKSKLKPDSENDGYVPDAEMSDSEPEVAEKKCRQQRLSPSSSIGRRTDIIRRSILAT; encoded by the exons GTCTGTCTACCTGGTCCCAGCATTCCAGATCTCAACGTCGCAGGACTTCATGTTCCAGAGATGAAGACCGGAAGCCTTCCGAG GTGTTCAGAACGGACCTGATCACTGCCATGAAGTTGCATGACTCCTTCCAGCTGAACCCTGAGGAATACTATGTGCTGGCAGATCCCTGGAGGCAGGAGTGGGAAAAGGGAGTTCAGGTGCCAGTTAGTCCAGGGACCATCCCAGAACCAGTAGCCAG AGTGGTGTCTGAGACGAAAGCCGTCACCTTCACGCGGCCCAGGAAGTTCATCGTGTCGTCGGGCGCGGAGCCGCCGGAGCTGGGCTACGtggacatccggaccctggcagACAGCGTGTGCCGCTACGACCTCAACGACGTGGACgtggcatggctgcagctgGCCAATGAGGAATTCAAAGAAATGG GGATGCTGGAGCTGGATGAGTACACCATGGAAAGGGTGATGGAGGAGTTTGAGCAGCGCTGCTACGATAACATGAACCACGCCATCGAGACGGAGGAGGGGCTGGGCATTGAGTACGACGAGGATGTCGTCTGTGACGTCTGTCAGTCTCCAGATGGGGAGGATGGCAATGAAATGGTGTTCTGTGACAAATGCAACATTTGTGTGCACCAG gcgTGCTACGGGATCCTGAAGGTGCCCGAGGGCAGCTGGCTGTGCCGCACCTGCGCGCTCGGCGTCCGGCCCAAGTGCCTGCTGTGCCCCAAGAAGGGCGGCGCCATGAAGCCCACCCGCAGCGGCACCAAGTGGGTGCACgtcagctgtgctctctggaTTCCAGAG GTGAGCATTGGCAGCCCTGAAAAAATGGAACCCATCACAAAAGtttcccacattcccagcaGTAGGTGGGCACTGGTGTGCAGCCTTTGTAATGAGAAAGTTGGAGCTTCCATACAG tGTTCAGTGAAGAACTGCAGAACAGCCTTTCACGTCACCTGCGCGTTTGACCGTGGCTTGGAGATGAAGACCATCTTGGCCGAGAACGACGAGGTGAAGTTCAAGTCCTACTGTCCCAAGCACAGCTCCACCAAGAAAGCGGATGCTGAGACTTTGAGTGAAagcccagctcaggagaacaggAATGGGATTCAGGACACCTCCCTTCCTGCCCACATGGACCCTTTCCACAGCATGGATCAAAACCAGGAGGAGGCCCACAGGGTCAGCTTCCGCAagcagaagctccagcagctggaggatGAGTTCTACACCTTTGTTGAATCTTTGGAAGTGGCCAAAGTGCTGCGGCTGCCTGAGGAACCGGTGGAATTCCTTTACCAGTACTGGAAACTGAAGAGGAAATCCAATTTCAATAAGCCTTTGATTACCCCaaagaaggatgaggaggacaaTCTGGCTAAACGGGAGCAGGATGTTCTGttcaggaggctgcagctcttcACGCACCTCCGGCAGGACCTGGAGCGG GTGCGTAACCTCACTTACATGGTGACACGGAGAGAAAAAATCAAGAGATCTGTTTGCAAAGTTCAGGAACAGATATTCAATAGCTACGCAAAGCAGTTGGAACAAGAAAGAGTTTCAG GTGTGCCTTCCTCATTCTCCGTGGAAAGCACGGTGCTGTTCAACAGCCCGTCGCTGGGCCCCAACGCCCCCAAGATCGAGGACCTGAAGTGGCATTCTGCGTTCTTCAGGAAGCAGATGGGCACATCTCTGACCCGCTCCTTGAAGAAACCCCACAAGAGAGACAGGGTAAGAGACAGGTCTGGGAACAGCAGCAAATCCCTGCTGAGGCAGCCCAGCCCGAGGGAGGGAGGCGCAGCTCCAGGCAGCTTTTTAAATTTGGACAAGCCCTTTGCCGAGACACGGATTGTGGCGGCGCAGCAGAAGAACGGCGTCGTTCTACCAGAGCACAGGAAAAGAAGGGACAATCGCCCTCAGTGTGAGGTGACGAAGGCAGAGCTGAAGGAAAAGACTTCCAAACACAACCACAAACCGCTGAGACCCACAGAACTCTCTCAGAGGCAACTGGAAAACAAAAGGGCTGTGAACCACTCCGGTGGGAGGTCAGCAGCACCTGGCACTCGGAGGGATATAGTGCCTAAATGTAACGGGGGTCTGGTCAAAGTAAACTCTAATCAGACAGTAGTTAAAGTGCCTACCACGCCCACGAGCCCGGGGAAAAACTGGGGCGGATTCCGAATTCCAAAGAAgggggagaggcagcagcagggggagAGCCTGGAGGAGGCCTGCCGCCAGAACTCCGGCTACCCCTACCTGGGCGTGGGCAGAGTTGCCACGAAGGACAGGACAAAAAGCAAGTTAAAGCCTGACAGTGAGAACGATGGCTATGTCCCCGACGCCGAAATGAGCGACTCTGAGCCAGAAGTGGCTGAGAAGaagtgcaggcagcagaggctcagccccagcagcagcatcgGCAGGAGGACGGACATTATTCGCAGGAGCATCCTGGCCACCTGA
- the JADE1 gene encoding protein Jade-1 isoform X3, whose amino-acid sequence MCCLLFPGEIMKRHRLPSSSEDSDDNGSLSTWSQHSRSQRRRTSCSRDEDRKPSEVFRTDLITAMKLHDSFQLNPEEYYVLADPWRQEWEKGVQVPVSPGTIPEPVARVVSETKAVTFTRPRKFIVSSGAEPPELGYVDIRTLADSVCRYDLNDVDVAWLQLANEEFKEMGMLELDEYTMERVMEEFEQRCYDNMNHAIETEEGLGIEYDEDVVCDVCQSPDGEDGNEMVFCDKCNICVHQACYGILKVPEGSWLCRTCALGVRPKCLLCPKKGGAMKPTRSGTKWVHVSCALWIPEVSIGSPEKMEPITKVSHIPSSRWALVCSLCNEKVGASIQCSVKNCRTAFHVTCAFDRGLEMKTILAENDEVKFKSYCPKHSSTKKADAETLSESPAQENRNGIQDTSLPAHMDPFHSMDQNQEEAHRVSFRKQKLQQLEDEFYTFVESLEVAKVLRLPEEPVEFLYQYWKLKRKSNFNKPLITPKKDEEDNLAKREQDVLFRRLQLFTHLRQDLERVRNLTYMVTRREKIKRSVCKVQEQIFNSYAKQLEQERVSGVPSSFSVESTVLFNSPSLGPNAPKIEDLKWHSAFFRKQMGTSLTRSLKKPHKRDRVRDRSGNSSKSLLRQPSPREGGAAPGSFLNLDKPFAETRIVAAQQKNGVVLPEHRKRRDNRPQCEVTKAELKEKTSKHNHKPLRPTELSQRQLENKRAVNHSGGRSAAPGTRRDIVPKCNGGLVKVNSNQTVVKVPTTPTSPGKNWGGFRIPKKGERQQQGESLEEACRQNSGYPYLGVGRVATKDRTKSKLKPDSENDGYVPDAEMSDSEPEVAEKKCRQQRLSPSSSIGRRTDIIRRSILAT is encoded by the exons GTCTGTCTACCTGGTCCCAGCATTCCAGATCTCAACGTCGCAGGACTTCATGTTCCAGAGATGAAGACCGGAAGCCTTCCGAG GTGTTCAGAACGGACCTGATCACTGCCATGAAGTTGCATGACTCCTTCCAGCTGAACCCTGAGGAATACTATGTGCTGGCAGATCCCTGGAGGCAGGAGTGGGAAAAGGGAGTTCAGGTGCCAGTTAGTCCAGGGACCATCCCAGAACCAGTAGCCAG AGTGGTGTCTGAGACGAAAGCCGTCACCTTCACGCGGCCCAGGAAGTTCATCGTGTCGTCGGGCGCGGAGCCGCCGGAGCTGGGCTACGtggacatccggaccctggcagACAGCGTGTGCCGCTACGACCTCAACGACGTGGACgtggcatggctgcagctgGCCAATGAGGAATTCAAAGAAATGG GGATGCTGGAGCTGGATGAGTACACCATGGAAAGGGTGATGGAGGAGTTTGAGCAGCGCTGCTACGATAACATGAACCACGCCATCGAGACGGAGGAGGGGCTGGGCATTGAGTACGACGAGGATGTCGTCTGTGACGTCTGTCAGTCTCCAGATGGGGAGGATGGCAATGAAATGGTGTTCTGTGACAAATGCAACATTTGTGTGCACCAG gcgTGCTACGGGATCCTGAAGGTGCCCGAGGGCAGCTGGCTGTGCCGCACCTGCGCGCTCGGCGTCCGGCCCAAGTGCCTGCTGTGCCCCAAGAAGGGCGGCGCCATGAAGCCCACCCGCAGCGGCACCAAGTGGGTGCACgtcagctgtgctctctggaTTCCAGAG GTGAGCATTGGCAGCCCTGAAAAAATGGAACCCATCACAAAAGtttcccacattcccagcaGTAGGTGGGCACTGGTGTGCAGCCTTTGTAATGAGAAAGTTGGAGCTTCCATACAG tGTTCAGTGAAGAACTGCAGAACAGCCTTTCACGTCACCTGCGCGTTTGACCGTGGCTTGGAGATGAAGACCATCTTGGCCGAGAACGACGAGGTGAAGTTCAAGTCCTACTGTCCCAAGCACAGCTCCACCAAGAAAGCGGATGCTGAGACTTTGAGTGAAagcccagctcaggagaacaggAATGGGATTCAGGACACCTCCCTTCCTGCCCACATGGACCCTTTCCACAGCATGGATCAAAACCAGGAGGAGGCCCACAGGGTCAGCTTCCGCAagcagaagctccagcagctggaggatGAGTTCTACACCTTTGTTGAATCTTTGGAAGTGGCCAAAGTGCTGCGGCTGCCTGAGGAACCGGTGGAATTCCTTTACCAGTACTGGAAACTGAAGAGGAAATCCAATTTCAATAAGCCTTTGATTACCCCaaagaaggatgaggaggacaaTCTGGCTAAACGGGAGCAGGATGTTCTGttcaggaggctgcagctcttcACGCACCTCCGGCAGGACCTGGAGCGG GTGCGTAACCTCACTTACATGGTGACACGGAGAGAAAAAATCAAGAGATCTGTTTGCAAAGTTCAGGAACAGATATTCAATAGCTACGCAAAGCAGTTGGAACAAGAAAGAGTTTCAG GTGTGCCTTCCTCATTCTCCGTGGAAAGCACGGTGCTGTTCAACAGCCCGTCGCTGGGCCCCAACGCCCCCAAGATCGAGGACCTGAAGTGGCATTCTGCGTTCTTCAGGAAGCAGATGGGCACATCTCTGACCCGCTCCTTGAAGAAACCCCACAAGAGAGACAGGGTAAGAGACAGGTCTGGGAACAGCAGCAAATCCCTGCTGAGGCAGCCCAGCCCGAGGGAGGGAGGCGCAGCTCCAGGCAGCTTTTTAAATTTGGACAAGCCCTTTGCCGAGACACGGATTGTGGCGGCGCAGCAGAAGAACGGCGTCGTTCTACCAGAGCACAGGAAAAGAAGGGACAATCGCCCTCAGTGTGAGGTGACGAAGGCAGAGCTGAAGGAAAAGACTTCCAAACACAACCACAAACCGCTGAGACCCACAGAACTCTCTCAGAGGCAACTGGAAAACAAAAGGGCTGTGAACCACTCCGGTGGGAGGTCAGCAGCACCTGGCACTCGGAGGGATATAGTGCCTAAATGTAACGGGGGTCTGGTCAAAGTAAACTCTAATCAGACAGTAGTTAAAGTGCCTACCACGCCCACGAGCCCGGGGAAAAACTGGGGCGGATTCCGAATTCCAAAGAAgggggagaggcagcagcagggggagAGCCTGGAGGAGGCCTGCCGCCAGAACTCCGGCTACCCCTACCTGGGCGTGGGCAGAGTTGCCACGAAGGACAGGACAAAAAGCAAGTTAAAGCCTGACAGTGAGAACGATGGCTATGTCCCCGACGCCGAAATGAGCGACTCTGAGCCAGAAGTGGCTGAGAAGaagtgcaggcagcagaggctcagccccagcagcagcatcgGCAGGAGGACGGACATTATTCGCAGGAGCATCCTGGCCACCTGA